The sequence AGACGGGTTGCTATCCCGGTGGTGATCCTTGCCCTGCTCTACGCGGCCCTGTCCTTCTACATCGTCGACAGCGCCCTGGACGCGGAGGCGATCGCGCTCGAGGAACGCCCGCAGGACTTCGCCCTGGCCTACGAGGACGTCGAGTTCTCCCCTCGCGGTTGGCCCACGATCGTCCTGCGGGGCTGGTGGATGCCGGCGCCTGAGTCCCGCGGGACGGTGGTCCGCGTGCACGGCATCGACAGCAACCGCAGCTCCCGGCTCGCCATCGCGGCGGCGCTGGTAAAGAGCGGATACTCGGTGCTCGCCTTCGACCTGCGCGGCCACGGTGAGTCCGACCCGGCCCAGATGGGCGCCGGAATCCATGAGCGGGATGATGTGCTGGGCGCGGTCGACTACCTGACCGCGCAACGCGGCGCCGAGCGCGGAACGATCTTCCTGCACGGCCACTCCTATGGTGGGGCGATCGTTCTTATGGCGGGCTGGCGCGAACCTGCCATCGCCGGTGTCTTCGCCGATTCGGCTTTCGCCTCGCTGTCCGATCTGGTCGTCCAGGAAGTAGCGCGGCGCACCTCTGCGCCCTCCTGGCTGGCCTCCGTCCTGCGGCCCGGCGTGATCCTGATGGCCCGCCTCTCCAAGGGCATCGACATCGAAGGG is a genomic window of bacterium containing:
- a CDS encoding alpha/beta fold hydrolase, whose amino-acid sequence is MNAFRSWVGSRTSRPKRIRRVAIPVVILALLYAALSFYIVDSALDAEAIALEERPQDFALAYEDVEFSPRGWPTIVLRGWWMPAPESRGTVVRVHGIDSNRSSRLAIAAALVKSGYSVLAFDLRGHGESDPAQMGAGIHERDDVLGAVDYLTAQRGAERGTIFLHGHSYGGAIVLMAGWREPAIAGVFADSAFASLSDLVVQEVARRTSAPSWLASVLRPGVILMARLSKGIDIEGVYPAGDAARYSYSIGLAHCEMDDRIPISHLELIRTGLRYPPRLTVYEGCAHGDAWDDHPRRYEATLIAYLDERLGI